From Jiangella mangrovi:
TCGTCGGTGACCGGCGGCTGGTCGACCCGGGTGGCGGGCTCGACCAGGGGCTGGTTGACGCGCGTGGCGGTGTCGTCGGCCGCGCTCCCGGCCGCGGCCTCACCGGCGGCGAGCCCACTGACCGGGCCGGGGCCGTCGCCGCCGATGCGACCGGACGGGGTGGCGGCGGTGCCGTTGCCCGTGCCGGACTCGCCGGCCGGAGCGTCGGTGACCGTTTTGGCCTCGTCGGCCGGGACCGCGGGGCTGGCCGGCACCTCGCCGTCGGCGTCGCCCTGGGCCTTCGCCTCGGCGGCGCGGGCGTCGGCCGCGGCCTTCGACTCCGTGACCCGCGCCTGGGCGTCCGCCTCGGCCTTCGCGGCGTCGGCCTTCGCCTTCGCCTCGGCCTTCGACTCCGCGGCCTTCGACTCCGCGGCCCGCGCGGCGGCGGCGCCCGAGGCGGCCGCAGTCGCACCGGTGGCCACGCCCGCCCCCGCCGGACGAGACGCCGTCGCGGACTCGCCCTCACCGGAGCCGGACCCGTTGCCGGGCAGCACGCTGCTGAGGCTGAGCTGGTTGGCGCCGATGGGCCCGTACTCCGACCGCACCGACGACGGCGCCGTCAGCACCACGAACAGGGCGAGCCCGAACACCCAGAGCACGCTGACGATCGTGGCGGTGACGATGTCGACGATGGTCTCGTCGGAGGCGCCGAGGATGGCGACGACGACGATGCCCAGCAGCAGGAACACCCCACCGGCCACGACGGCGATGGCCCGGCCCGCGTTGGCGTCGCGGACCAGCGCGTTGCGGCCGACCAGTGCGGCCAGCACCAGGATCAGCATGAGCACCAGGACGACGATGGCGATGCCGCGGCCGACGTCGGCGCCGATGATGTTCAGCACGAAGAACACGACGCCCGCGACGGCGGTGAGCATGACCAGCTCGAGCGCCCGGACACCCACCGCGGACCAGTAGCCGGCGCCGGCGGTGTGCGTGTACCGCGGCCGCAGGCCCGGCGCGGCCGCCGCGACCGCGATGGCCGGGACGAGGATGAGCTGCGGCCCGAACGTGCTGAGGCTCCACGCGTCGGCCATGGTGCCGTCGGCGCCGAGCTGCCACACGCCCACGAACAGCGCCGTCACGCCCAGCAGCAGGAGCACGTCGCGCCAGGCGGCGTCGCCGCGGAACACGCCCCACAGCGGCAGGGCGGCCAGCGCGAGGAAGAACACCATGGCGACGACGAGGTAGGTGATCTGCTCCCACTCGAGCACGTCGGCGTCGTCGGTGAGGAACGTGACGAGGCTGATGACGGTCAGCAGAGCGAAGAGCCCGCCGATGCCCAGCGTGATCCAGCGCCACAGGGCACCGTCGCCGCCGTCGGACGGGGTCTGCTCGGCCTCGCGGCCCTGCGCGGCCAGCAGCGCGCCGGCCAGGCCGAACATGATGCCGACTCCGACGCCGTCGCCGCCGTTCTCGCCCACGTAGCCGAGGACCAGCGTGATGAGCACGACGACGACGTAGGGCGCGTTGGCCGCGAGCCGGGCCAGCCGCAGCTCCGCGGTGCCCCACGACCCCGGCAGCACGCCGCCACGCTGCAGGTAGGGCAGCGCCAGGGAGATGACGGACAGCAGCGTCACGAGGATGACGTAGACCTTGCCCGTCACCGTGTCGGTGAGGTCCCACGGCATGCCGAACGAGACCAGGAGGAGCACGAGGGCGACGATGTCGCGGACGTAGTCGAGTGCCGGGATGTCCGCGAACGGGTTGCCGCGCCCCGCGGCGCCGGGCGTGCCGGTGCCGAGCGTGCCGCCGATGGGGCCGCTCTGGCGTGTGCCCGGCTGCCCTGCCGGCGGCTGTCCGGCCTGGGTCCGGCCCGCTGTGGCCTCCGCGGTCGCCGTCATGGGCGAGCCGCAGTTGCCGCAGAAGGCCGAACCGGTGGCCGGCGCCCCGCAGTTACTGCAGTAGTTCATTCGTCTCTCCGTCTCGGTCGGTCGCCTCGGAGGTCACGCGCGGGCAGCGCCGGACTCCGTATGCGCCAGGTGTGCCCCGGACTCGAACGGCCGCACGTTAGCGCACTCGGGTGCCGATGGCTACGAACGCAGCGCCGTGAGCGGCGTGCCGTCGGGGCCGGCGACGTACACGGGTATACCCGGTCCGCCCAGATCCGACACCACGACGACGTCCACCTGGCCGGGGACGCCGGTCGTGACGACGGCGGCCGCCTCGAGCCCCGTCGCGCCGCTGGACACGGCCGAGGCCACGGCCAGCTGCAGCGCGCTGAGGCGCAGCGACGGGAGCGCGACGTCGGCGGCCGCGTAGGTACGCCCGTCGGTGTCGCGGACGGCGGCCCCCGCGGCCACGCCGGTGCGGGCGCGCGCGGACCGGGCCAGGGTCAGGATCTTCGCGTCCTCGGGGTCGAGTGTGTCCCTCACTGGGCATGCTCCTCGTGCGGCTCGGTGTCGGTGACCTGAACGAGCCGGCTCACCCGGACGGTTCCGATGCGGTTGCGCCGGCCCGACGGGCCCTCGGCCACGAGGCGCAACCCGGCGACGTCGACCTCGGCCCCGGCGATGGGCACCCGGCCCAGCTGCTTGGCCATGAGCCCGCCGACGGTGTCGACGTCGTCGTCGGAGAGCTCGAGCCCGAACAGCTCGCCGAGGTCGTCGATGTGCAGCCGCGAGCTGACCCGGACGTCGCCGTCCTCGAGGGTCTCGACGCCGTCCTCGTCGGAGTCGTACTCGTCGGTGATCTCGCCGACGATCTCTTCGAGGATGTCCTCGATGGTCACCAGGCCGGCGGTGCCGCCGTACTCGTCGACGACGACGGCGACATGGATGCGCTGGGCCTGCATCTCGCGCAGGAGGTCGTCGGCCGGCTTGGAGTCGGGCACGAAGAACGCCGGCCGGAGCACGGAATCGATGCGCTCGACGGACTCGGCGTCGCGGTTGTCGTAGAGCCGGCGGGCGACGTCCTTGAGGTAGGCGATGCCGACGATGTCGTCGAGCCCGCCCGGCCCCACTGCGGGGATGCGGCTGAACCCGCTGCGCAGCGCCAGCGACTGGAACTGCCGCAGCGTCTTGCCGGCCTCGATGAACACGACGTCGGTGCGCGGCACCATGACCTCGCGGACGACGGTGTCGCCGAGCTCGAAGACGGAGTGGATCATCTGGCGTTCGCCGGACTCGATGATGCGGCCGGCCTCGGCGAGGTCGACCAGCTCGCGGAGCTCGGCCTCGGTGGCGAACGGTCCCTCGCGGAAGCCCTTGCCCGGCGTGAGCGCGTTGCCCAGCAGGATGAGCAGCCGCGGGATGGGCCCGAGGACCCGGGTGATGCCCAGCAGCAGGCCGGCGAAGGCCAGCGCGATGCCCTCGGCGTGCTGACGGCCCAGCGTGCGCGGCGCGACGCCGATGACGACGAACGAGACCACGACCATGCTGCCGGCGGCGACGAGCAGCGTCTGCCACCAGGGGTCGAAGTACTCCTCGCACACCACCGCGACCATGACGACGGCGGCGACCTCGCAGGCCATGCGCACCAGCAGGGCGGTGTTGAGCGCGGGGACGGGGTCGGAGGCGGCCCGGACCAGCGCGGCCGAGCCACGACGGCCGGCGCGGTGCAGCTCTTCGGCGCGGGTGCGCGAGATGCTGGACAGCGCCGCCTCGGACATCGCGAACAGCATCGCGACGATCACCAGCACCGCCGCCGACACCAGCAGCCAGACGGTGGACGCGCCACCGGCGGTGGTGGCGGTCTCCGCGGCGAGCACCGGTGCGGCGGGCAGCGGTGAGGCGAACATCAGCGGCCGCCCCCTCGGGCGTCCCGCCAGTCGCTCAGCAGCTGTTTCTGCAGCCCGAACATCTCTTTCTCCTCTTCCGGCTCGGCGTGATCGTAGCCGAGCAGGTGCAGGATGCCGTGCGCGGTCAGCAGCTGCAGCTCGTCCTCGGTGCTGTGGCCGGCGGCCTTGGCCTGGGTGGCCGCGACGTCGGGGCACAGGACGACGTCGCCGAGCAGCCCGGGCTCGGGCTCGGCGTCGTCAGGGGTGGGCCGCAGCTCGTCCATGGGGAACGACAGCACGTCGGTGGGGCCGGGCTCGTCCATCCACTGCACGTGCAGCTGTTCCATGGTGTCGGTGTCGACCAGCAGGATCGCCAGCTCGGCGAGCGGGTGGATGCGCTGGTGGTCGAGGACGAACCGGGCGAGGTCGGACAGCGTCTTCTCGTCGACCTCGGCGCCGGACTCGTTGTTGACCTCGATGGTCACGGGCGCCGGCCGGGAACGCGCGACCGCCCGTTGCCCCCTGCCGCCTCCTGCGCGGCGTCGTAGCGGGTGTACGCCTCGACGATCTCGCCCACCAACCGGTGCCGGACGACGTCGCGGCTGGTCAGACGGCAGAAATGGACGTCGTCGATGCCGTCCAGGATGCCCTCGACCACGCGCAGCCCGCTGGTGGTGCCGGCCGGGAGGTCGACCTGGGTGACGTCGCCGGTGATGACCATCTTGGAGCCGAACCCCAGCCGGGTGAGGAACATCTTCATCTGCTCGGCGGAGGTGTTCTGCGCCTCGTCGAGGATGACGAAGGCGTCGTTGAGGGTGCGCCCGCGCATGTACGCGAGCGGCGCGACCTCGATGGTGCCCTCGGTCATGAGCCGCGGGATCGAGGCCGGGTCCATCATGTCGTGCAGCGCGTCGTACAGCGGCCGCAGGTAGGGGTCGATCTTCTCCGACAGCGTGCCGGGCAGGAAGCCCAGCCGCTCGCCCGCCTCGATGGCCGGGCGGGTGAGCAGGATGCGGCTGACCTGCTTGGCCTGCAGCGCCTGCACGGCCTTGGCGACCGCGAGGTACGTCTTGCCCGTACCGGCCGGGCCGATGCCGAAGATGACGGTGTGCTTGTCGATGGCGTCGACGTAGCGCTTCTGGTTCAGCGTCTTGGGCCGGATGGTGCGGCCGCGGTTGGAGAGGATGTTGGCCGTGAGCACCTCGGCCGGGCGCTCGCCGGTGCGGGAGCGCAGCATGGACACGGTGCGCTCGACCGCCTCGGGGGTCATGCCCTGACCGGTGCGCAGCACCGCCACCATCTCGTCGATGACGCCCTCGGCCTCGGCCATGTCGCCCGGCCGGCCGGTCATCGTGATCTGGTTGCCGCGCACGTGGATGTCGACGCCGGGGAACGACGACTCGACGACCTTGATGAGCTCGTCACCGGAGCCGAGCAGACTCACCATGGAGATGCTCGTCGGGATGACGATGGTGTGCTGGGCGGCCTGCTGGTCGGCCTGATCTGTCTTCGTCATGGGCGGCCCCCGCTGGGCCTCTCACGCCTACTTCCCGTCTCGATCACGCTGTTCAATGGTTGTCTTGAATGCTACCCGCGAGGGCTGACAAGTCATTCCGAATAAACCGGCTCCGTCAGCCGGGCGGCCAGGTCATGGCCCGCCCGCCGAGGACGTGCACGTGCACGTGGAACACCGACTGACCGGCCTCGGACCCCGTATTGAACACCAGCCGGTACGCCTCGATTCCCTCGGCCGCCGCGACGGCGGCGGCCTCGCGGACCAGTTCGGCCAGCGTGTCGGGCGATTCGGCGGCCAGCGACGCGACGTCGCGGTGGTGCTCGCGCGGGATCACGAGGACGTGCGTCGGCGCCTGCGGCGAGATGTCGCGGAACGCGAGGGTCCGCTCCGACTCGCGCACGACGTCGGCCGGGATCTGCCCGCCGGCGATCTTGCAGAACAGGCAGTCGGCGTCTGCGCTCACGGTGCCTCCGGTGGTTCGGGTAGCAGGGATCGTAGGGCACCCGGGTGGCGCGGAGGTGACGCCGTCGCCGTCGTCGATGCAACCGGACCCGCCCGCCGCGCGTCATCACCATGAACGACCACCGCGGGCGGGGTGTCCTGACCGGCGCCCTCGCCGCCCGACCGTACCCTCTGGAGCCATGCCGAACCCGCCCGACGAGCAGCCGTCCGACCCCTCCCAGCCCGCGCCGGCCGATCGTCCGCGCCGGCGCCGCCGCAACCGCCGCATCCTCGTCGGGGTGCTGATCACCCTCGTGGTCCTGCTGGTCGCGGTGGCCGGCGGTGCGTTCTACTTCGTGAACCGGCTGTCGTCGAACATCGAGCGGATCCCCGACGCGTTCGACATCCCCGAGACCGCGCGCCCCACCGAGTTGCCGGGCGACAGCATCACGTTCCTGCTGGGCGGCCTGGACGGCGAGGACAAGGTCGACGTCTACGAGCCCGGCGCGGCGCGCACCGACACGATCATGCTGGCGCACTTCCCCGAGGGCCGCGACCGCGGCTACCTGGTCTCCATCCCGCGCGACACCTACGTCCCGATCCCCGGTCACGGCGAGAACAAGATCAACGCCGCGTACTCCTTCGGCGGGCCAGCGCTGTTCGTGCAGACCGTCGAGGAGCTCACCGGCATCCGCGTCGACCACCTGGCGCTCATCGACTGGAACGGCTTCCAGGCGCTCACCGACGAGCTGGGCGGCGTCACACTCACGTTCGACGAGGAGACCCAGCTCGCCGACGACACCACGCTGCCGGCCGGCACGCACACCCTCACCGGCGAGCAGGCGCTGCAGTACGTCCGCGACCGCAAGGACCTCCCCGGCGGCGACTTCGACCGCGTCAAGCGCCAGCAGAACTTCCTCCGCGCCCTCATGAACGAGCTGGTGTCGTCGGGCACCCTCACCGACCCCGGCAAGGTCAACGGCGTCGCCGGCGCCATCGGTGAGGCCGCCCGGGTCGACGAGGACCTCAGCGCGTTCGGCATGGTTGACCTCGCGCTGTCCATGAACGGCCTGCGCGCCGACGACATGACCTTCCTGACGGTGCCCACCGACGGCACCGGCATGGCGGGCGCGCAGAGCATCGTCGTCTACGACGAGGCACGCGCGGACGAGCTGTGGACGGCGCTCAAGGACGACGACGTCGACGCCTTCCTCGCCGCCAACCCCGACCTCGTCACCGGCGCGGACGTCCAGTAGCGGTGCTGTGACCGCGTTCTCCTGAAGATCGGCGGCCTGATCCCCTACGGTGGGCCCGCGATCCGGTAAACCAGCGCCGGGGGCAACGCGTCTGTAGGGGTATGTGGTGCAAGACAGGACCGGGTCCGACGCCGACGAGGCGATCACCGACCTGTACGCGGCCCACTATGTCCGGCTCGTCCGCATGGCGACGCTGCTGCAGGTCAGCGAGGCCGTCGCCGAAGAGGTCGTCCAGGACGCGTTCGTCGCTCTGCACCGGCGCTGGCGGCGGCTGCGCGATCCCGCCGCCGCCGTCGCCTACCTGCGCACGTCGGTCGTGCACGGCTGCCGCAGCGTGCACCGCCGTCGCGGCGTCGCGGCCCGCCACCCCGAGGACCCGCCCGCCCATGCGCCCAGCGCCGAGCAGGTCGCGGTCGGCGGCGCCGCAGCGGACGCCGTCGTCGAGGCCCTGCGCGGGCTGCCCGACCGGCAGCGCGAGGCGCTGGTGCTGCGCTACTACGGCGGGCTGTCGGAGTCGGAGATCGCCGGCGCGATGAAGATCAGCAACGGCGCCGTCAAGAGTCATGCGTCGCGGGGCCTCGCCGGCCTGCGCGACGCCATGGCGGAGTGGTCGTGAGGAGGCAGCCGTGAACACGCCCGAGAACTGGACGCCCGAGGAGCGGCGGCTGCACGACGCCCTCGAGCGCGCCGCCGAACGAGTGGAGCCCGGCCCCGACGGCCTGGCCCGGATCAGAAGGAGGGCGGCGGTGGTCCCGATGTGGCGACGACCGGTGGTGATCGGCCTCGCGGGGGCGACGGCCCTGGCAGCGGCCGTGCTCGTGGGCGGTGTGATAGCCCTCAACAGCAGCGACGACGACACCCCGGTGGCGTCCGAGTCGACGACGACTACGCCGAGCGAGACGCCGACGACGCCGCCGGCGGAGACGACGCCGCCCGCCGAGACGACGCCGCCCGCACAGACGCTGACCGTGCCGGCCTACTACGCGGCCGACTCCGGCGACGGGCTGCGGCTCACGCGCGAGTTCCACACCGTCGAGACGTCGCTCTCCCCCATCGCCGCCGCGGTGCACGAGATGCTGGCCGCGCCGGCCGCCGACCCCGACTACGCGACGCTGTGGGCGCCGGGCACCGAGGTGGTGGCGGCCGAGGTCGGCGACGGGTTCATCGGTGTCGACCTGACGGGGACACCGGCGCTCGACGCCGCGGACGACGCCGAGCTGGCGCTGCAGCAGCTCGTCTACACGGCGACGGCCGCGGCCGCGAACGCCGGGCTGGACGGCTCGCTGCCGGTGCGGGTGACCGTGGACGGCGCACCGGTGGAGCGGCTGTTCGACTCGGTGGACGCCGCCGAGCCGGTCGGGCGGGCCGACCCGCTCGAGGTCCGGCAGCTGGTGCAGATCAACGAGCCGGGCGAGGGCGCGACGGTGTCCGGCCCGGTGACCGTCACGGGCGAGGCGGCGGTGTTCGAGGCCAATCTGTTGTGGGAGCTGCGCCGCGACGGCGAGGTGGTCGACTCCGGCAACACGTCCACGACGGAGTGCTGCACGTTCGCCGAGTTCAGTCTCGAGCTGGACGACCTCGAGCCGGGCAGCTACGAGATCGTCATGAGCGAGGACGACCCGTCCGGCGGCGAGGGCCGGGCGCCCATGAGCGACAGCCGGACGTTCACCGTCGAGTAGGCGCCTGGAACCGGTCGAGCCGGCAGCCCGCCAGCATCGGCTCGACGGCGCCGTCGACCACCTCGCGCGCGACCAGGCGGCCGACGGCCGCGGCGAGCGTCACCGCGGGGTGCATCACCGCCACGTAGAGGCCGGGCAGCTCGGCGGCCGGCCCGACGATCGGCACGCCGTCGGCCGGCATGGGGCGACCGCGGACCGAGGTGCTGAGCAGCTCGACGTCCGCGGCGCCGCGGAAGGTGGACCGGACGGCGGCGAGCGTCCGCTCGGGCGAGTCCGCGGCGGCGATGAGCCGGTCGGCCGCGACCTGCCGGAGGTCGAAGTGCTGGTTGTTGACCACGCCGCGGATCAGACCGGCCGGAGCGCGGAACCGGAAGAGCGTGGCCGGCGACGGGCCGACCGGGACGCGGACGCCGGCCGACGTGCCCAGCTCGGCCGTGGCCACCCCCGCCGCGAGCACCACCGTCGCACCGGAGAGGAGTTCCGCGGCTGTCTCGACCCCGGCGACACGGCCTTGGGTGTCCCGGCGGACCGCGATGATCGGGGTGTCCGGGCGGATCCGGGCGCCGTGGGCGCGGGCGCCCTCGACCAGCCGCTCGGTCACGCCCACCGGATCGATGGCGCCGTCGCCGGGTGCCCAGACGGCCCATTCGGGCGGCTCGAGCAGGGTGGGCTCGAGCGCCGCGACGGTGGCGGCGTCGACGATCTCCTGCCCGGGCCCCGCCTCCGGCACCTCCTCCGTCGTTCCCCAGGACAGCGAGCCGGACCAGGTGATCGGGAGCCCCGGAAGCTCGGCCTCCAGCCGGTGGTACTCGTCCGTCGCGCTCGCCCGCAGCGCGCCGGCCGGCCCGGCGTGGACCCCGGACGATCCGATCCAGGCGAAGGAGTCCGCCGTCACACCGGCGCCCGGCCGCCCGGCGTCGACGAGGGTCACGGCGGCACCGGCCCGGGCGGCGTGGTAGGCCACGGAAGCGCCGACGATGCCGGCGCCGACGACCACGACGTCGCTGCTCACCACTGGCTCGACCCGATCATCGGCACACCGTACCCACGGGGTCCGGGCGTGACGAACGGTTTTCGGACGACCCCTAGGCCCAGCGGGCGGTCCGCGCGAGCACGATGCCGGCGGCGACGGTGCCGGCGGTCGAGGTGCGCAGGACCGTCGGGCCGAGGCGGCCGGCGACGGCTCCGGCGGCGGTCAGCTGGTCCAGCTCGTCGGGCGCCACCCCGCCCTCGGGGCCCACGATCAGCAGGATGTCGCCGTCGGCCGGGAGCTCCAGGGCGCCGAGCGGTGCCGTCGCCTCCTCGTGCAGGACGACGGCGGCGCTTGCGGCCCCCGCGCGGGCGGCCAGCTCCGCCGTCGACACCACGTCGCCGACCACGGGCAGCCAGGCGCGGCGGGCCTGCTTGCCGGCCTCGCGCGCCGTCGACCGCCAGCGGCGCAGCGCCTTGTCGCCGCGTTCCCCCGTCCAGCGGACCATGCACCGCTGCGCCGACCAGGGCAGGATCTCGTCGGCGCCCACCTCGGTGAGGGTCTCGACGGCGGTCTCGCCGCGGTCGCCCTTGGGGACGGCCTGGGCGACGACGACCCGCGGCCGTGGCTCCG
This genomic window contains:
- a CDS encoding LCP family protein, whose translation is MPNPPDEQPSDPSQPAPADRPRRRRRNRRILVGVLITLVVLLVAVAGGAFYFVNRLSSNIERIPDAFDIPETARPTELPGDSITFLLGGLDGEDKVDVYEPGAARTDTIMLAHFPEGRDRGYLVSIPRDTYVPIPGHGENKINAAYSFGGPALFVQTVEELTGIRVDHLALIDWNGFQALTDELGGVTLTFDEETQLADDTTLPAGTHTLTGEQALQYVRDRKDLPGGDFDRVKRQQNFLRALMNELVSSGTLTDPGKVNGVAGAIGEAARVDEDLSAFGMVDLALSMNGLRADDMTFLTVPTDGTGMAGAQSIVVYDEARADELWTALKDDDVDAFLAANPDLVTGADVQ
- a CDS encoding SigE family RNA polymerase sigma factor, which translates into the protein MVQDRTGSDADEAITDLYAAHYVRLVRMATLLQVSEAVAEEVVQDAFVALHRRWRRLRDPAAAVAYLRTSVVHGCRSVHRRRGVAARHPEDPPAHAPSAEQVAVGGAAADAVVEALRGLPDRQREALVLRYYGGLSESEIAGAMKISNGAVKSHASRGLAGLRDAMAEWS
- a CDS encoding FAD-dependent oxidoreductase produces the protein MSSDVVVVGAGIVGASVAYHAARAGAAVTLVDAGRPGAGVTADSFAWIGSSGVHAGPAGALRASATDEYHRLEAELPGLPITWSGSLSWGTTEEVPEAGPGQEIVDAATVAALEPTLLEPPEWAVWAPGDGAIDPVGVTERLVEGARAHGARIRPDTPIIAVRRDTQGRVAGVETAAELLSGATVVLAAGVATAELGTSAGVRVPVGPSPATLFRFRAPAGLIRGVVNNQHFDLRQVAADRLIAAADSPERTLAAVRSTFRGAADVELLSTSVRGRPMPADGVPIVGPAAELPGLYVAVMHPAVTLAAAVGRLVAREVVDGAVEPMLAGCRLDRFQAPTRR
- a CDS encoding cytidine deaminase, with product MRDTLDPEDAKILTLARSARARTGVAAGAAVRDTDGRTYAAADVALPSLRLSALQLAVASAVSSGATGLEAAAVVTTGVPGQVDVVVVSDLGGPGIPVYVAGPDGTPLTALRS
- a CDS encoding hemolysin family protein; this translates as MFASPLPAAPVLAAETATTAGGASTVWLLVSAAVLVIVAMLFAMSEAALSSISRTRAEELHRAGRRGSAALVRAASDPVPALNTALLVRMACEVAAVVMVAVVCEEYFDPWWQTLLVAAGSMVVVSFVVIGVAPRTLGRQHAEGIALAFAGLLLGITRVLGPIPRLLILLGNALTPGKGFREGPFATEAELRELVDLAEAGRIIESGERQMIHSVFELGDTVVREVMVPRTDVVFIEAGKTLRQFQSLALRSGFSRIPAVGPGGLDDIVGIAYLKDVARRLYDNRDAESVERIDSVLRPAFFVPDSKPADDLLREMQAQRIHVAVVVDEYGGTAGLVTIEDILEEIVGEITDEYDSDEDGVETLEDGDVRVSSRLHIDDLGELFGLELSDDDVDTVGGLMAKQLGRVPIAGAEVDVAGLRLVAEGPSGRRNRIGTVRVSRLVQVTDTEPHEEHAQ
- a CDS encoding 16S rRNA (uracil(1498)-N(3))-methyltransferase encodes the protein MTAPVFLADAAALRGSDLVVLDGDEGRHAAVVRRIAPGEAVELTDGAGQLARCVVVAASKQGLTCEVSERLEVPEPRPRVVVAQAVPKGDRGETAVETLTEVGADEILPWSAQRCMVRWTGERGDKALRRWRSTAREAGKQARRAWLPVVGDVVSTAELAARAGAASAAVVLHEEATAPLGALELPADGDILLIVGPEGGVAPDELDQLTAAGAVAGRLGPTVLRTSTAGTVAAGIVLARTARWA
- the ybeY gene encoding rRNA maturation RNase YbeY: MTIEVNNESGAEVDEKTLSDLARFVLDHQRIHPLAELAILLVDTDTMEQLHVQWMDEPGPTDVLSFPMDELRPTPDDAEPEPGLLGDVVLCPDVAATQAKAAGHSTEDELQLLTAHGILHLLGYDHAEPEEEKEMFGLQKQLLSDWRDARGGGR
- a CDS encoding HIT domain-containing protein, whose product is MSADADCLFCKIAGGQIPADVVRESERTLAFRDISPQAPTHVLVIPREHHRDVASLAAESPDTLAELVREAAAVAAAEGIEAYRLVFNTGSEAGQSVFHVHVHVLGGRAMTWPPG
- a CDS encoding Gmad2 immunoglobulin-like domain-containing protein; this translates as MNTPENWTPEERRLHDALERAAERVEPGPDGLARIRRRAAVVPMWRRPVVIGLAGATALAAAVLVGGVIALNSSDDDTPVASESTTTTPSETPTTPPAETTPPAETTPPAQTLTVPAYYAADSGDGLRLTREFHTVETSLSPIAAAVHEMLAAPAADPDYATLWAPGTEVVAAEVGDGFIGVDLTGTPALDAADDAELALQQLVYTATAAAANAGLDGSLPVRVTVDGAPVERLFDSVDAAEPVGRADPLEVRQLVQINEPGEGATVSGPVTVTGEAAVFEANLLWELRRDGEVVDSGNTSTTECCTFAEFSLELDDLEPGSYEIVMSEDDPSGGEGRAPMSDSRTFTVE
- a CDS encoding zinc ribbon domain-containing protein translates to MNYCSNCGAPATGSAFCGNCGSPMTATAEATAGRTQAGQPPAGQPGTRQSGPIGGTLGTGTPGAAGRGNPFADIPALDYVRDIVALVLLLVSFGMPWDLTDTVTGKVYVILVTLLSVISLALPYLQRGGVLPGSWGTAELRLARLAANAPYVVVVLITLVLGYVGENGGDGVGVGIMFGLAGALLAAQGREAEQTPSDGGDGALWRWITLGIGGLFALLTVISLVTFLTDDADVLEWEQITYLVVAMVFFLALAALPLWGVFRGDAAWRDVLLLLGVTALFVGVWQLGADGTMADAWSLSTFGPQLILVPAIAVAAAAPGLRPRYTHTAGAGYWSAVGVRALELVMLTAVAGVVFFVLNIIGADVGRGIAIVVLVLMLILVLAALVGRNALVRDANAGRAIAVVAGGVFLLLGIVVVAILGASDETIVDIVTATIVSVLWVFGLALFVVLTAPSSVRSEYGPIGANQLSLSSVLPGNGSGSGEGESATASRPAGAGVATGATAAASGAAAARAAESKAAESKAEAKAKADAAKAEADAQARVTESKAAADARAAEAKAQGDADGEVPASPAVPADEAKTVTDAPAGESGTGNGTAATPSGRIGGDGPGPVSGLAAGEAAAGSAADDTATRVNQPLVEPATRVDQPPVTDDVAGSSGFDARTALDPNTPLQVLADIAAQEPGLRKYVAANPSTYPELLTWLSQLGDPEVDEALRRRSSR
- a CDS encoding PhoH family protein; this translates as MTKTDQADQQAAQHTIVIPTSISMVSLLGSGDELIKVVESSFPGVDIHVRGNQITMTGRPGDMAEAEGVIDEMVAVLRTGQGMTPEAVERTVSMLRSRTGERPAEVLTANILSNRGRTIRPKTLNQKRYVDAIDKHTVIFGIGPAGTGKTYLAVAKAVQALQAKQVSRILLTRPAIEAGERLGFLPGTLSEKIDPYLRPLYDALHDMMDPASIPRLMTEGTIEVAPLAYMRGRTLNDAFVILDEAQNTSAEQMKMFLTRLGFGSKMVITGDVTQVDLPAGTTSGLRVVEGILDGIDDVHFCRLTSRDVVRHRLVGEIVEAYTRYDAAQEAAGGNGRSRVPGRRP